cattaaataatgtatatgaaatgtatataaatgtgtgctACATTAAATAgtaactgtatttatttaaatgcaagtaacaaacaatataaaaatattccacTATAACTTAATTTACCCTTTGATTTTACTGATTCCAGTGTGTAGTTGAGCTTCTACTTCCTGATTCTGTTACTTTATATTTTGAAGTTTTAGTTACCACAGTGAAAGTCCCTTCTTTTTTTGTGGTGAATGTGTTTTGCGAAGAAACTTCCTGAGTGGAAAATTCAGTATTTGGCATGCTCCTGTAGAGACCTCCAGAAATATCTTCACTAGAGTACTGTAAAGATGACCTACTTTTCTTTGGAGATCTCTCTGGTGTGATCTGCAGGATGTCAGTGGAATGGGGGCTAAGAGTGACTTTGGGGATTTTAAACCAAGTTGTCTCCTCTTTTTCTTCCGCTTCATTCCTGTTTCTAACATCATCTATGGATCCACCCTCATTTTTGTCACTGGTCTTTCCTGAGACAGCACCAAGTGAAATATTTGGTACTGGTGACTCAGAGCCTTCTGTTAACATGTTCAGCCTGGCTTCTGAAGAAACTAAACAGCCATTTTCACTTTCCTCATCACCATTTACAGACGTCTTCTTGAAACCAGGACAGGATATTTTTCCTGATTTAGCTTTTGTGCCTGATTTAACTTCCATGCTAACCTTATTCTCAGATTCCCTGCCCTTCTTGaatttctcttcttctcccACATTTGTAAAGGATGGTGAAGAAAACTCAAGTTTGTGCAACCTAaatgctgctgtttttactTCTTCATCAAATTTTTCATccttgctctctttctcctcaAAATTTGTTCCTTTACCTTTTAAGTGTAACTTTTCAAAACTttgcttctctgtgatttttgtCAATTGGCACACTTTGGTCTCTGCACTTGCTTTGCTGGTGACATTAACATAGCTTTCTGTTTGGGAattaaccaaaacaaaaacagcttttgtTACTTTAGGAATAGGAGGGCCCTCATACTGCATTTCAGGGTTTGTGATCAAAGAAGATCCTTTTGTTGATTTAACATTGACTTTGGCTTCAGGTGAAGGCAGAGCCACACCAAACTTTGGTATTCTGATCGTGTTACAtggttttgtattcattttatcaCTAATGTCATCTTGAACAGTCCTATAGTCTAactcttttacttttatttcagtgttAGGCAGAGACAGTCCATCACTTGAACCTGTATCTGCATTCACATTACTAGAAATCTTTAATTTTTGCCATCCTGCTTTGTCCATTTCTTCAACTTGAATTTCTCCTTCTTTGCCTTTTGGTAGGGATATATCTGTGGCTGTTGTATTAATATCAGGCAACTTGAACTTTgcaatttgttttgcttttggtAGGACAAAATCCAAATCTACTTTTGGTACTGATATATCAATAGTTGGCATTTTTGGGATTTTTAAACTACCCTCATAAGCCTGGATATCTGCCTCAGATACATCAATCTCAGATTTTGGCAGCAATGCCTCTCTCTCTGGTATGTATGGGGTTGGTAGGGATATCTCAACTGAAGGCATTTTGACCTTTGCCTTTGCATCCAATATTGGAGCCTTAAAATGCTCCTTACCCTCTGCCCGAATATCAAGTGAAGCATTCACACCTTCTTCAGATTTTAGCTGCAgtcttttctctttcattttctcatccatgtctacagatggcatatttttattcatatccATATCCAAACATGTAGATAATCTAAGTCCCTCAACTTGTTTGTCTTCAGTTTTAAATTTCCCCCCAAATTTAGGAAATGAAATTTTTGGCATTTTTAGAGTCACCTCTGGGATTTCAAAACTTGCCCCAGATGATGGTCTGCTATTTTCACCTTTGAGAAGTTCAATATCTTCTTTATCAGTGCATTTTTGTTTGGGGATAGCAAAGTCAATATCAACCTTAGGGGCTGATATATCAACACTTGGTAACTTTACAGGTAATTTCAAATTTCCACTTGTATTTCCACAAACACTGGCATCAGGCAAATTTATGTCATTTATGTCTGGTGCATGATGTTTTGACTCACTATAAGGTGATTTCATTTTTGGTAACGAAAGTTCAAGTTCAGGCATATGCAGCTTTCCCAACATTGCAATATCACTTTCAAAATCGTCACGGCCTATTGCACTGCCTTTTGGAAGTGACTGATCAATTGTAATTTCTCCAGGTCCCTCAATATTTGGAGAAAACCTAGGAGATTTCAATTTTGGTATATAAAGATCAACTTTGGGCATGTGGAACTTTGCACCTTTCCCAGAATGACCTTCAAGATCCTGTTTTACATTTCCTTTTGGCAGGTAAAGATCAACATCTGGCAAGCAAAACTGTCCATCTTTGATTTCAGAGCCTACACCACTGATATCAACTTTAGGTGTCATAATCTTAGTTACAGAAATGTCAAGCTTAGGTAATTCTATCTTTCCTCCATTTACAGATTGTccttcaatttcaatttctccTTTAGGCTTACCTTTAGGCAATGATATGTCAATGGATGGTATGTCAACTTTCCCTTTTGGTACAGAAATGTCAATGGAAGGAATGTTAGTTTTCCCAACTTTGATATCCGGGCCTTCCACATTAATCTCACTGTCTGGTAACTTAATTCTTGGTAGTGAAAGATCAACTTTAGGCATTTGAAACCTTCCTCCTTTATCAGTCTTGCCTTCAAGATTGACACCTCCCTTTACATTTCCTTTTGGTAAAGAGATATCAATGTCTGGCATGTGAAACGTTCTGCCCTTGATCTCTGGGCCTTCAACACTGAAATCAAACTTCGGTGGTGTTACTTTTGGTAAGGAAATATCAACCTTTGGCAAATCAAACTTTCCTCCTGTTTTAGAGCATTCATCAATTTCAATTTCTCCTTTAGCCTTACCTTTGGGCAATGATATATCAATAGAAGGAATTACAGTTTTCCCAACTTTGATATCTGGGCCTTCCACATTAATCTTACCCTCTGGTAACTGCTTTCTTGTTAGAGAAAGATCAACTTTTGGCAGAGAGAAATCAATATCTGGCATGTGAAACTTCCTGCCCTTGATGTCAGGACCCTCAAAATTGAGATCAACCTTTGGTGGTGTTACATTTGGTAAGGAAATGTCAACATTTGGCAAGTCAAATTTTCCTCCTGTTCCAGCGTGTCCTTCAATTTCAATTTTTCCTTTGGGCTTACCTTTGGGCAATGATATGTCAATGGATGGTATGTCAACTTTCCCTTTTGGTACAGAAATGTCAATGGAAGGAATGTTAGTTTTCCCAACTTTGATATCCGGGCCTTCCACTTTTATCTTACTGTCTGGTAACTTCATTCTTGGTAGTGAAAGATCAACTTTTGGCAGAGAGAAATCAATATCTGGCATATGAAACTTCCTGCCTTTGATGTCAGGACCCTCAACATTGAGATCAACCGTCGGTGGTGTTACATTTGGTAAGGAAATGTCAACATTTGGCAAGTCAAATTTTCCTCCTGTTCCAGCGTGTccttcaatttcaatttctccTTTGGGCTTACCTTTGGGCAATGATATGTCAATGGATGGTATGTCAACTTTCCCTTTTGGTACAGAAATGTCAATGGAAGGAATGTTAGTTTTCCCAACTTTGATATCCGGGCCTTCCACATTAATCTCACTGTCTGGTAACTTAATTCTTGGTAGTGAAAGATCAACTTTAGGCATTTGAAACCTTCCTCCTTTATCAGTCTTGCCTTCAAGATTGACACCTCCCTTTACATTTCCTTTTGGTAAAGAGATATCAATGTCTGGCATGTGCCTTTTGATGTCAGGACCCTCAACATTGAGATCAACCGTCGGTGGTGTTACGTTTGGTAAGGAAATGTCAACATTTGGCAAGTCAAATTTTCCTCCTGTTCCAGCGTGTccttcaatttcaatttctccTTTGGGCTTACCTTTGGGCAATGATATGTCAATGGATGGTATGTCAACTTTCCCTTTTGGTACAGAAATGTCAATGGAAGGAATGTTAGTTTTCCCAACTTTGATATCCGGGCTTTCCACATTTATCTTACTGTCTGGTAACTTCATTCTTGGTAGTGAAAGATCAACTTTTGGCAGAGAGAAATCAATATCTGGCATATGAAACTTCCTGCCTTTGATGTCAGGACCCTCAACATTGAGATCAACCTTCGGTGGTGTTACATTTGGCAAGTCAAATTTTCCTCCTGTTCCAGAGTGTccttcaatttcaatttctccCTTGGGCTTACCTTTAGGCAATGATATGTCAATGGATGGTATGTCAACTTTCCCTTTCGGTACAGAAATGTCAATGGAAGGAATGTTAGTTTTCCCAACTTTGATATCCGGGCCTTCCACATTTATCTTACTGTCTGGTAACTTCATTCTTGGTAGTGAAAGATCAACTTTTGGCAGAGAGAAATCAATATCTGGCATATGAAACTTCCTGCCTTTGATGTCAGGACCCTCAACATTGAGATCAACCTTCGGTGGTGTTACATTTGGCAAGTCAAATTTTCCTCCTGTTCCAGCGTGTccttcaatttcaatttctccTTTGGGCTTACCTTTGGGCAATGATATGTCAATGGATGGTATGTCAACTTTCCCTTTTGGTACGGAAATGTCAATAGAAGGAATTTCAGTTTTCCCAACTTTGATATCTGGGCCTTCCACATTAATCTTACCCTCTGGTAACTTCATTCTTGGTAGTGAAAGATCAAATTTTGGCAGAGAGAAATCAATATCTGGCATGTGAAACTTTCTGCCCTTGATGTCAGGTCCGTGAACATTGAGATCAACCTTCGGTGGTGTTACATTTGGTAAGGAAATGTCAACCTTTGGCAAGTCAAACTTTCCTCCTGTTCCAGAGTGTccttcaatttcaatttcaccTTTAGTTTTACCTTTGGGCAATGATATGTCAATGGAAGGCATGTCAACTTTCCCAACTTTGATATCAGGGCCTTCCACATTAGTCTTACCCTCTGGTAATTTCATTCTTGGTAGAGAAAGATCAACTTTTGGCAGAGAGAAATCAATATCTGGCATATGAAACTTCCTGCCTTTGATGTCAGGACCCTCAACATTGAGATCAACCTTGGGTGGTGTTACATTTGGTAAGGAAATGTCAACCTTTGGCAAGTCAAACTTTCCCCCTGTTCTAGAGTGTccttcaatttcaatttctccTTTAGCCTTACCTTTGGGCAATGATATGTCAATGGGTGGTATGTCAACTTTCCCTTTTGGTACAAAAATGTCAATGGAAGGAATGGCAATTTTCCCAACTTTGATATCTGGGCCTTCCACATTAATCTTACTGTCTGGTAACTTCTTTCTTGGTAGTGAAAGATCAAGTTTTGGCAAAGAGAAATCAATATCTGGCATGTGAAACTTTCTGCCTTTGATGTCAGGTCCCTCAACATTAAGATCATCCTTTGGTGGTGTTACATTTGGAAAGGAAATATCAACCTTTGGCAAGTCAAACTTTCCTCCTATTCCAGAGTGTccttcaatttcaatttctccTTTAGCCTTACCCTTGGGCAATGATATGTCAATGGATGGTATGTCAACTTTCCCTTTCGGTACAGAAATGTCAATGGAAGGCGTGTCAACTTTCCCAATGTTGATACCTGGGCCTTCCACATTAATCTTACCCTCTGGTAACTTCATTCTTGGTGGAGAAATATCAACTTTTGGCAAAGAGATATCAATATCTGGCATGTGAAACTTTCTGCCCTTGATCTCTGGACCACTGAAATCAAGCTTGTGTGGTGTTACATTTGGTAAGGAAATATCAACCTTTGGCAAGTCAAACTTTCCTCCTGTTTTAGAGTGTCCATCAATTTCAATTTCACCTTTAGCTTTACCTTTGGGCAGTGATATGTCAATAGAAGGCATGTCTACTTTCCCAACTTTG
Above is a window of Tachysurus vachellii isolate PV-2020 chromosome 9, HZAU_Pvac_v1, whole genome shotgun sequence DNA encoding:
- the prx gene encoding neuroblast differentiation-associated protein AHNAK isoform X1, giving the protein MCDCLRGFFHVNWTLSSNTDSDRELEDRNSNPPVKNKRQPPPSDRPPSVPQISQSFCVSTENQDSPERVIQKEKLHAELKEVLSKKRSYLQQSNSNIASMDPSKGKSESVKQEESHLSEIVEVVVETEAEVGASGYSVVGGGTKGIFIKDVLKDSPAAKHLSLQKGDQLLSARVYFDNVKYEDALKILQCAEPYKVSFSLKRTVAQTEVSGHLGAPIIDHRGTKTKRQKMSVRSVKQFKAKKKRGGRFGLKRLKEKKRTRAEAEIDIEESSGRLDFTPVDVEFALPKFKLKKHKKVCEEQYGSLERMKHHDEKTRKIKFPKAKVKSALEGTEFSTTKGETEMLKDKKKNPNSHMKDSDECVQGKKISMQSDIQIPNINLGKRHITGEEADGSMASNVISLPKGMVKGDIDLEGNAEGHELKGRKFHMPDIDISLPNEKVKRDIKVEGEAGKVLKFQMPKVDLSLPRMHIPQGRINVEGPAINVGKVDISSVDIKGTAKDKINTECYSGKGGKIKFPNTELSLTKVKSPSLDVSIEGQEISLPKGKGKGCMDLEVKHCKEGTFPMPTVDISLPRMKLPEGKVKVEGSDIKVRKIDMPSTDISLPKGKATGQIDIEELSGKGKMIDDAKLHISLSKVTTTKGDISVEGPEIKGRRIHMPDIDISLPKGKVKGGVNLEVEADQGGKFQMPRIDLSLPKMKLPEGKINIEGPDNKVKKVEMPSSDISVPTGKVDMPSIDISLPKGKAKGEIEIEGHYGTGEKFDLPKVNISLPNITPPKVDLNVEGPDIKGRKIHMPDIDFSLPRMKLPEGKINVEGPDINVKKVDMPSTDISLPKGKAKREIEIEGHSGTGGKFDLPKLDISLPNVTPPKVDFSGTEIKGRKFHMPDIDISLPKENVKGGVNLEGETNKEGRFQMPNVDVSVPRIKLPKGKINVQSPDINIGKMDMPSIDISLPKREAKGKINIEGPSRKEGMIDVPKVDISLPNVTPPKVDLNVEGPDMKGRKIYMPDIDFSLPKVDLSLPRMKLPEGKVNVEGSKLKVGKVDMPFIDISLPKGKDKGEIEIEGHSGTGGKFDLPKVDISLPNVTPPKVDLNVEGPDIKSRRFHMPDIDFSLPKVDLSLPRMKLPEGKINVEGPDIKVGKIDIPSIDISAPKGKVDMPSIDISLPKGKAKGEIEIDGHSKTGGKFDLPNIDISLPNVTPPKLDFSGPEIKDRKFHMPHIDISLPKVDISPPRMKLPEGKINVEGPGINIGKVDMPSIDISVAKGKVDMPSIDISLPKGKPKGEIEIEGHSGIGGKFDLPKVDISLPNVTPPKVDLNVEGPDIKGRKFHLPDIDFSLPKVDLSLPRKKLPDSKINEEGPDIKVGKIAIPSIDISVPKGKLDIPSIDISLPKGKAKGEIEIEGHSGTKGKFDLPKVDISLPNVTPTKVDLNVEGPDIKGRKFHMPNIDFSLPKVDLSLPRMKLPEGKTNVEGPDIKVGNVDMPSIDISLPKGKAKGEIEIDGHSKTGGKFDLPKVDISLPNVTPPKLDFSGQEIKGRKFHMPDIDISLPKVDISPPRMKLPEGKINVEGPGINTGKVDMPSIDISVPKGKVDIPSIDISLPKGKAKGEIEIEGHSGTGGKFDLPKVDISLPNVTPPKVDLNVEGPDIKARKFHMPDIDFSLPTVDLSLPRMKLPEGKTNVEGPDIKVGKVDMPSIDISLPKGKAKGEIEIDGHSKTGGKFDLPKVDISLPNVTPHKLDFSGPEIKGRKFHMPDIDISLPKVDISPPRMKLPEGKINVEGPGINIGKVDTPSIDISVPKGKVDIPSIDISLPKGKAKGEIEIEGHSGIGGKFDLPKVDISFPNVTPPKDDLNVEGPDIKGRKFHMPDIDFSLPKLDLSLPRKKLPDSKINVEGPDIKVGKIAIPSIDIFVPKGKVDIPPIDISLPKGKAKGEIEIEGHSRTGGKFDLPKVDISLPNVTPPKVDLNVEGPDIKGRKFHMPDIDFSLPKVDLSLPRMKLPEGKTNVEGPDIKVGKVDMPSIDISLPKGKTKGEIEIEGHSGTGGKFDLPKVDISLPNVTPPKVDLNVHGPDIKGRKFHMPDIDFSLPKFDLSLPRMKLPEGKINVEGPDIKVGKTEIPSIDISVPKGKVDIPSIDISLPKGKPKGEIEIEGHAGTGGKFDLPNVTPPKVDLNVEGPDIKGRKFHMPDIDFSLPKVDLSLPRMKLPDSKINVEGPDIKVGKTNIPSIDISVPKGKVDIPSIDISLPKGKPKGEIEIEGHSGTGGKFDLPNVTPPKVDLNVEGPDIKGRKFHMPDIDFSLPKVDLSLPRMKLPDSKINVESPDIKVGKTNIPSIDISVPKGKVDIPSIDISLPKGKPKGEIEIEGHAGTGGKFDLPNVDISLPNVTPPTVDLNVEGPDIKRHMPDIDISLPKGNVKGGVNLEGKTDKGGRFQMPKVDLSLPRIKLPDSEINVEGPDIKVGKTNIPSIDISVPKGKVDIPSIDISLPKGKPKGEIEIEGHAGTGGKFDLPNVDISLPNVTPPTVDLNVEGPDIKGRKFHMPDIDFSLPKVDLSLPRMKLPDSKIKVEGPDIKVGKTNIPSIDISVPKGKVDIPSIDISLPKGKPKGKIEIEGHAGTGGKFDLPNVDISLPNVTPPKVDLNFEGPDIKGRKFHMPDIDFSLPKVDLSLTRKQLPEGKINVEGPDIKVGKTVIPSIDISLPKGKAKGEIEIDECSKTGGKFDLPKVDISLPKVTPPKFDFSVEGPEIKGRTFHMPDIDISLPKGNVKGGVNLEGKTDKGGRFQMPKVDLSLPRIKLPDSEINVEGPDIKVGKTNIPSIDISVPKGKVDIPSIDISLPKGKPKGEIEIEGQSVNGGKIELPKLDISVTKIMTPKVDISGVGSEIKDGQFCLPDVDLYLPKGNVKQDLEGHSGKGAKFHMPKVDLYIPKLKSPRFSPNIEGPGEITIDQSLPKGSAIGRDDFESDIAMLGKLHMPELELSLPKMKSPYSESKHHAPDINDINLPDASVCGNTSGNLKLPVKLPSVDISAPKVDIDFAIPKQKCTDKEDIELLKGENSRPSSGASFEIPEVTLKMPKISFPKFGGKFKTEDKQVEGLRLSTCLDMDMNKNMPSVDMDEKMKEKRLQLKSEEGVNASLDIRAEGKEHFKAPILDAKAKVKMPSVEISLPTPYIPEREALLPKSEIDVSEADIQAYEGSLKIPKMPTIDISVPKVDLDFVLPKAKQIAKFKLPDINTTATDISLPKGKEGEIQVEEMDKAGWQKLKISSNVNADTGSSDGLSLPNTEIKVKELDYRTVQDDISDKMNTKPCNTIRIPKFGVALPSPEAKVNVKSTKGSSLITNPEMQYEGPPIPKVTKAVFVLVNSQTESYVNVTSKASAETKVCQLTKITEKQSFEKLHLKGKGTNFEEKESKDEKFDEEVKTAAFRLHKLEFSSPSFTNVGEEEKFKKGRESENKVSMEVKSGTKAKSGKISCPGFKKTSVNGDEESENGCLVSSEARLNMLTEGSESPVPNISLGAVSGKTSDKNEGGSIDDVRNRNEAEEKEETTWFKIPKVTLSPHSTDILQITPERSPKKSRSSLQYSSEDISGGLYRSMPNTEFSTQEVSSQNTFTTKKEGTFTVVTKTSKYKVTESGSRSSTTHWNQ
- the prx gene encoding neuroblast differentiation-associated protein AHNAK isoform X2 — its product is MDPSKGKSESVKQEESHLSEIVEVVVETEAEVGASGYSVVGGGTKGIFIKDVLKDSPAAKHLSLQKGDQLLSARVYFDNVKYEDALKILQCAEPYKVSFSLKRTVAQTEVSGHLGAPIIDHRGTKTKRQKMSVRSVKQFKAKKKRGGRFGLKRLKEKKRTRAEAEIDIEESSGRLDFTPVDVEFALPKFKLKKHKKVCEEQYGSLERMKHHDEKTRKIKFPKAKVKSALEGTEFSTTKGETEMLKDKKKNPNSHMKDSDECVQGKKISMQSDIQIPNINLGKRHITGEEADGSMASNVISLPKGMVKGDIDLEGNAEGHELKGRKFHMPDIDISLPNEKVKRDIKVEGEAGKVLKFQMPKVDLSLPRMHIPQGRINVEGPAINVGKVDISSVDIKGTAKDKINTECYSGKGGKIKFPNTELSLTKVKSPSLDVSIEGQEISLPKGKGKGCMDLEVKHCKEGTFPMPTVDISLPRMKLPEGKVKVEGSDIKVRKIDMPSTDISLPKGKATGQIDIEELSGKGKMIDDAKLHISLSKVTTTKGDISVEGPEIKGRRIHMPDIDISLPKGKVKGGVNLEVEADQGGKFQMPRIDLSLPKMKLPEGKINIEGPDNKVKKVEMPSSDISVPTGKVDMPSIDISLPKGKAKGEIEIEGHYGTGEKFDLPKVNISLPNITPPKVDLNVEGPDIKGRKIHMPDIDFSLPRMKLPEGKINVEGPDINVKKVDMPSTDISLPKGKAKREIEIEGHSGTGGKFDLPKLDISLPNVTPPKVDFSGTEIKGRKFHMPDIDISLPKENVKGGVNLEGETNKEGRFQMPNVDVSVPRIKLPKGKINVQSPDINIGKMDMPSIDISLPKREAKGKINIEGPSRKEGMIDVPKVDISLPNVTPPKVDLNVEGPDMKGRKIYMPDIDFSLPKVDLSLPRMKLPEGKVNVEGSKLKVGKVDMPFIDISLPKGKDKGEIEIEGHSGTGGKFDLPKVDISLPNVTPPKVDLNVEGPDIKSRRFHMPDIDFSLPKVDLSLPRMKLPEGKINVEGPDIKVGKIDIPSIDISAPKGKVDMPSIDISLPKGKAKGEIEIDGHSKTGGKFDLPNIDISLPNVTPPKLDFSGPEIKDRKFHMPHIDISLPKVDISPPRMKLPEGKINVEGPGINIGKVDMPSIDISVAKGKVDMPSIDISLPKGKPKGEIEIEGHSGIGGKFDLPKVDISLPNVTPPKVDLNVEGPDIKGRKFHLPDIDFSLPKVDLSLPRKKLPDSKINEEGPDIKVGKIAIPSIDISVPKGKLDIPSIDISLPKGKAKGEIEIEGHSGTKGKFDLPKVDISLPNVTPTKVDLNVEGPDIKGRKFHMPNIDFSLPKVDLSLPRMKLPEGKTNVEGPDIKVGNVDMPSIDISLPKGKAKGEIEIDGHSKTGGKFDLPKVDISLPNVTPPKLDFSGQEIKGRKFHMPDIDISLPKVDISPPRMKLPEGKINVEGPGINTGKVDMPSIDISVPKGKVDIPSIDISLPKGKAKGEIEIEGHSGTGGKFDLPKVDISLPNVTPPKVDLNVEGPDIKARKFHMPDIDFSLPTVDLSLPRMKLPEGKTNVEGPDIKVGKVDMPSIDISLPKGKAKGEIEIDGHSKTGGKFDLPKVDISLPNVTPHKLDFSGPEIKGRKFHMPDIDISLPKVDISPPRMKLPEGKINVEGPGINIGKVDTPSIDISVPKGKVDIPSIDISLPKGKAKGEIEIEGHSGIGGKFDLPKVDISFPNVTPPKDDLNVEGPDIKGRKFHMPDIDFSLPKLDLSLPRKKLPDSKINVEGPDIKVGKIAIPSIDIFVPKGKVDIPPIDISLPKGKAKGEIEIEGHSRTGGKFDLPKVDISLPNVTPPKVDLNVEGPDIKGRKFHMPDIDFSLPKVDLSLPRMKLPEGKTNVEGPDIKVGKVDMPSIDISLPKGKTKGEIEIEGHSGTGGKFDLPKVDISLPNVTPPKVDLNVHGPDIKGRKFHMPDIDFSLPKFDLSLPRMKLPEGKINVEGPDIKVGKTEIPSIDISVPKGKVDIPSIDISLPKGKPKGEIEIEGHAGTGGKFDLPNVTPPKVDLNVEGPDIKGRKFHMPDIDFSLPKVDLSLPRMKLPDSKINVEGPDIKVGKTNIPSIDISVPKGKVDIPSIDISLPKGKPKGEIEIEGHSGTGGKFDLPNVTPPKVDLNVEGPDIKGRKFHMPDIDFSLPKVDLSLPRMKLPDSKINVESPDIKVGKTNIPSIDISVPKGKVDIPSIDISLPKGKPKGEIEIEGHAGTGGKFDLPNVDISLPNVTPPTVDLNVEGPDIKRHMPDIDISLPKGNVKGGVNLEGKTDKGGRFQMPKVDLSLPRIKLPDSEINVEGPDIKVGKTNIPSIDISVPKGKVDIPSIDISLPKGKPKGEIEIEGHAGTGGKFDLPNVDISLPNVTPPTVDLNVEGPDIKGRKFHMPDIDFSLPKVDLSLPRMKLPDSKIKVEGPDIKVGKTNIPSIDISVPKGKVDIPSIDISLPKGKPKGKIEIEGHAGTGGKFDLPNVDISLPNVTPPKVDLNFEGPDIKGRKFHMPDIDFSLPKVDLSLTRKQLPEGKINVEGPDIKVGKTVIPSIDISLPKGKAKGEIEIDECSKTGGKFDLPKVDISLPKVTPPKFDFSVEGPEIKGRTFHMPDIDISLPKGNVKGGVNLEGKTDKGGRFQMPKVDLSLPRIKLPDSEINVEGPDIKVGKTNIPSIDISVPKGKVDIPSIDISLPKGKPKGEIEIEGQSVNGGKIELPKLDISVTKIMTPKVDISGVGSEIKDGQFCLPDVDLYLPKGNVKQDLEGHSGKGAKFHMPKVDLYIPKLKSPRFSPNIEGPGEITIDQSLPKGSAIGRDDFESDIAMLGKLHMPELELSLPKMKSPYSESKHHAPDINDINLPDASVCGNTSGNLKLPVKLPSVDISAPKVDIDFAIPKQKCTDKEDIELLKGENSRPSSGASFEIPEVTLKMPKISFPKFGGKFKTEDKQVEGLRLSTCLDMDMNKNMPSVDMDEKMKEKRLQLKSEEGVNASLDIRAEGKEHFKAPILDAKAKVKMPSVEISLPTPYIPEREALLPKSEIDVSEADIQAYEGSLKIPKMPTIDISVPKVDLDFVLPKAKQIAKFKLPDINTTATDISLPKGKEGEIQVEEMDKAGWQKLKISSNVNADTGSSDGLSLPNTEIKVKELDYRTVQDDISDKMNTKPCNTIRIPKFGVALPSPEAKVNVKSTKGSSLITNPEMQYEGPPIPKVTKAVFVLVNSQTESYVNVTSKASAETKVCQLTKITEKQSFEKLHLKGKGTNFEEKESKDEKFDEEVKTAAFRLHKLEFSSPSFTNVGEEEKFKKGRESENKVSMEVKSGTKAKSGKISCPGFKKTSVNGDEESENGCLVSSEARLNMLTEGSESPVPNISLGAVSGKTSDKNEGGSIDDVRNRNEAEEKEETTWFKIPKVTLSPHSTDILQITPERSPKKSRSSLQYSSEDISGGLYRSMPNTEFSTQEVSSQNTFTTKKEGTFTVVTKTSKYKVTESGSRSSTTHWNQ